In Flammeovirgaceae bacterium, the sequence CATCCGTACCGTGCCGCTGTTGTGGTTAAACGTGCCTCCGTTGATAGTAAAGATAGTCGGGCTGCCCGACCAGGTGCCGCCTACTCGAAACACACCCGTGGGTGCGTTGAACACGCCTGCATCCAGCGTGAACTGCTGCACCAGAAAATCGGTTGTGCCCACTCCCGGGTTCACTACACCCGAACTCTTGTTCACCCGCAGGTGCGCAAACCGCGCGGTGCTCACGTTGTTGTACATTTGCGTGCTCGTGCCATTCAACAATATTGTGGCTGTACCTCCGTCTGCCCCGGCCTCCAGGTACACATCCCTGCGAACTTCTATCGTACCCGTATTCACAAAACCGTCAAACTGCGTGAAGTCATTCATTACCACTACCGAGCCCGCTCCGCTTACCGTAAAAATGTCTTCCGTACACCCTGTGTTATCGACATCAATTATCAGGTTATGAAATGTTACAGCTACCGGGGCGCTTAATGTGGCTGTGCGCTGCCCGCACTCCCCAAACACCGGGTCCATCCGTACCGTGCCGCTGTTGTGGTTAAACGTGCCTCCGTTGATAGTAAAGATAGTCGGGCTGCCCGACCAGGTGCCGCCTACACGGAACACGCCCGTGGGTGCGTTGAACACGCCTGCATCCAGCGTGAACTGCTGCACCAGAAAATCGGTTGTGCCCACTCCCGGGTTCACTACACCCGAACTCTTGTTCACCCGCAGGTGTGCAAACCGCGCGGTGCTCACGTTGTTGTACGTTTGCGTGCTCGTGCCATTCAACAATATTGTGGCTGTACCTCCGTCTGCCCCGGCCTCCAGGTACACATCCCTGCGAACTTCTATCGTACCCGTATTCACAAAACCGTCAAACTGCGTGAAGTCGTTCAGTACCACTACCGAGCCCGCTCCGCTTACCGTAAAAATGTCTTCCGTACACCCTGTGTTATCGACATCAATTATCAGGTTATGAAATGTTACAGCTACCGGGGCGCTTAATGTGGCTGTGCGCTGCCCGCACTCCCCAAACACCGGGTCCATCCGTACCGTGCCGCTGTTGTGGTTAAACGTGCCTCCGTTGATAGTAAAGATAGTCGGGCTGCCCGACCAGGTGCCGCCTACACGGAACACACCCGTGGGTGCGTTGAACACGCCTGCATCCAGCGTGAACTGCTGCACCAGAAAATCGGTTGTGCCCACTCCCGGGTTCACTACACCCGAACTCTTGTTCACCCGCAGGTGCGCAAACCGCGCGGTGCTCACGTTGTTGTACGTTTGCGTGCTCGTGCCATTCAACAATATTGTGGCTGTACCTCCGTCTGCCCCGGCCTCCAGGTACACATCCCTGCGAACTTCTATCGTACCCGTATTCACAAAACCGTCAAACTGCGTGAAGTCGTTCAGTACCACTACCGAGCCCGCTCCGCTTACCGTAAAAATGTCTTCCGTACACCCTGTGTTATCGACATCAATTATCAGGTTATGAAATGTTACAGCTACCGGGGCGCTTAATGTGGCTGTGCGCTGCCCGCACTCCCCAAACACCGGGTCCATCCGTACCGTGCCGCTGTTGTGGTTAAACGTGCCTCCGTTGATAGTAAAGATAGTCGGGCTGCCCGACCAGGTGCCGCCTACACGGAACACACCCGTGGGTGCGTTGAACACGCCTGCATCCAGCGTGAACTGCTGCACCAGAAAATCGGTTGTGCCCACTCCCGGGTTCACTACACCCGAACTCTTGTTCACCCGCAGGTGCGCAAACCGCGCGGTGCTCACGTTGTTGTACGTTTGCGTGCTCGTGCCATTCAACAATATTGTGGCTGTACCTCCGTCTGCCCCGGCCTCCAGGTACACATCCCTGCGAACTTCTATCGTACCCGTATTCACAAAACCGTCAAACTGCGTGAAGTCGTTCAGTACCACTACCGAGCCCGCTCCGCTTACCGTAAAAATGTCTTCCGTACACCCTGTGTTATCGACATCAATTATCAGGTTATGAAATGTTACAGCTACCGGGGCGCTTAATGTGGCTGTGCGCTGCGCACACTCCCCAAACACCGGGTCCATCCGTACCGTGCCGCTGTTGTGGTTAAACGTGCCTCCGTTGATAGTAAAGATAGTCGGGCTGCCCGACCAGGTGCCGCCTACACGGAACACACCCGTGGGTGCGTTGAACACGCCTGCATCCAGCGTGAACTGCTGCACCAGAAAATCGGTTGTGCCCACTCCCGGGTTCACTACACCCGAACTCTTGTTCACCCGCAGGTGCGCAAACCGCGCGGTGCTCACGTTGTTGTACGTTTGCGTGCTCGTGCCATTCAACAATATTGTGGCTGTACCTCCGTCTGCCCCGGCCTCCAGGTACACATCCCTGCGAACTTCTATCGTACCCGTATTCACAAAACCGTCAAACTGCGTGAAGTCGTTCAGTACCACTACCGAGCCCGCTCCGCTTACCGTAAAAATGTCTTCCGTACACCCTGTGTTATCGACATCAATTATCAGGTTATGAAATGTTACAGCTACCGGGGCGCTTAATGTGGCTGTGCGCTGCCCGCACTCCCCAAACACCGGGTCCATCCGTACCGTGCCGCTGTTGTGGTTAAACGTGCCTCCGTTGATAGTAAAGATAGTCGGGCTGCCCGACCAGGTGCCGCCTACACGGAACACACCCGCGGGTGCGTTGAACACGCCTGCATCCAGCGTGAACTGCTGGATGCGCAGGTTATCGCCAGTAAGTGATGGATTAAAAGAACCAGAACCCTTATTTACCCTGATATGGGCAGTGCGGCCCGAGCCACTGTTGCTGTATTCCTGATCGACAGTGCCGTTAACCAAAACGGTGCCTATTCCGCCATCTGCGCCTGCTTCGAGAAAGAAGTTGCCGCGTAATTCAATGGTACCTGAATTAAAAAAGCCATCAAAATGAGTCAGATCTCCAAGTACTATAACAGAACTCCCGGTAACAGTAAGAATGTCCTCGGTACAGCCTGTGTTGGTAACATCAAGAATTAAATGATTAAAGGTAATTGATGATGATAATGAAACAGTAGCTGTTCGCTGGGCACATCCTGTAAAATCCGGATCTAATCTTACTGTACCGGAATTATCCAAGAATGAACCACCTGTATAGGTTAGCAGTGTAACATTCGCCCCGAAAGAGCCTCCGATAAATAGCGTTCCTGAAGTTGAAATGAATGTTCCTCCGGAAAGCGTGAAAAGTCCTGAGTTGATATCGATGTCTGCGTTACTCCCTACAAAAGTGCCGGCAGCCTGAGAAAAACCAGTTGTACCGATGGTAATGGTAAATCCGGCTTGCTGAATTAGTGTTCCACTATAACCGGAGAGCAATTGAATACCCTGAACGGATATAGATGTATTAATTATGCTGTTTCCAACTCCGTTAGCATCAAAAATAGCCCTGTCGGCAGCACCCGGCACGGAAGCTCCACCGGCACCACCAGAAGTGGTTGACCAGTTGGCCGGGTCGTTCCAAAAAGAAGCTATTCCGGCAACCCAAAACCGGTCGGCACCCGCGGCCTGTGTGGCCAAGAAAATTGAAAATGCAGCACAAAGAAAAAGTGTATTTCTGCAAAAGTTGGATAAAGCCATAGACTATAGATAACCCAATTTACCAAAGATAGCGTATTTGGTATAATAATATGGCCCAACCAAGTGAAGTAACCTATAACTCCAACTCAATCGTCTCACCTACCCCGAAGGATTTGCCCGTATTTTTGGGCTTCACTTTTTTACTTTTTCCGGTGGCCTTTTCTTTTTGGTTTTTTGCCGTTTCTCCAAACAGGTTTTGCTGAACCGCCTTTGTGTCTTTGCTTTTTGATGACGGCTTTTCCTTTTTTTTTTGAACAGGTACCGGTTCCTTTGAAGATGCCGCTGTAGCATTCTCCTCCGCCAAATTTTCGTCCGTCTCAGGTTGTTCCTGAATCTCCTCAGGCAGGCTTACTTTTAAAACTTTGTGCTGCGATAACCGGTTGCCGAGGGCCTTCCATCCTTTCACATCAATCAGGTCTTCCAGGTTTACCTGCTCAGTAACTTTATCCTTACCCTTTCCCTTTATTAACTCGATTTCCACTTCAGGGGTATCGGATAAAGTGGCCAATACCAGGCGGGAGCCAATGGCTTCTGAAATAAATCCAAATTCCTTGTCGGGTGTGCTGGTTTCAATCAGGAAGCGTTTGACCATGTATTGTTTCGATTCACCATCAACATAAACAGCCGAAACCGGTTTCTTCGGATTGAACTTTTCAACCCGTAATGTCTTTTCCGGATCGAAGCGGTTATTGAGATCATAACCGGTGATTTTATACGAACCGTTCCGCATAAAGGCTATCACCTGGTCGTTGCCGTCAAATTTACCCAGGTACCGGCCGCGTTTATCTTTATTCAACCGGCCTGAACCGGCATCGTACCACAAATCAAGTTTGCTTAACGTGGAGGTGCCTGCCTGAAGGAAATCTACTTTCCGGATGGGATATTTTGTAAGCGTATTACCCCGCGCCCCTCTTCCCTTCACTTCCAGGTCAGCAAAGTCAAATTCAAAAACCTTTTTCCTTGCTGTGCTTGATTGAGAAAGTTTTACCTCCACTACTTCAGCCTCACCGTTCGGGTTACCGCTGATGTAATGCACACGACTATTCGGATTACCTTGCGTTAAGTCGTATTCCTTATCGCGGATAACGCCCGGCATGGTAAAGCGTTTAACAAATCCTTTACCGGTTTTTCCATCAGAATAGATCATGTTATATACCATTCGGTCATCTCCCTTTTTCCAGACACCGATATACATGATATCTTTACCCATAAACACCTTTTCGCTGATGCGCGAAATCAGTGCTTTACCGTCTCTGCGGATGGCAATAATGTCGTCCAGTTCAGAGCAATCACACACGTACTCATCGCGTCTCAATCCCCAGCCGGCAAAACCGTCAGCGCGGTTCACATACAACTTCTGGTTGATGGCGATAACTTCGGTTGCTGTTACCGACTGGAAGCTTCTGATTTCGGTTTTGCGTTCGCGGCCTTTGCCGTATTTTGTAAGCAGGTTTTGATAATACGCAATGGCATAATCGGTAAGGTGCTTCAGGTGGTGCTCTGTTTCTTTAAGCTCCTTTTCCAGGTCACGCAACAGTTCATCGGCCTTAAACGAATCATACTTTGATATTCGTTTAATTTTTATCTCCGTCAGTTTAACAATATCGTCCGTAGTAATCTCGCGGTAGAATTTTTTCTTGTGCGGCTTCAGGCCCTTATCGATGGTGGCAATCACCTCTTCCCATGTTTCGCACTCTTCGATGTCGCGGTAAATCCGGTTTTCGATAAAAATCTTTTCAAGCGATGAGAAGAGAATCTTTTCTTTTAGTTCGTCACGCTTTATTTCCAGCTCCCGTTTAAGCAGGGTTACGGTTTGCTGGGTATTATATTTAAGGATGTCGTTAACGCCCATGAACCGGGGCTTATCTTCCACGATAACACAGGCATTAGGCGAAATACTAATCTCACAATCGGTAAAAGCATACAATGCATCCATGGCGATTTCAGGCGACTGCCCGGGCTGAAGATGAATCTGTATTTCAACATCTTTAGCAGTGTTATCAATTACCTGCCTGATTTTAATTTGCCCTTTCTCGCTTGCTTTTACGATGGATTCAATCAACGAGGTTGTTGTGGTTGAGAATGGAATCTCCCTGATAATAAGCGTCTTTTTATCGGCTACCTCAATTTTTGCCCGCACTTTTATTTTGCCACCACGTTTGCCCTGTTCGTATTCGGTGAAGTCGGCTATGCCGCCGGTGGGGAAATCAGGATAAATCTTCGGGTTCTTTCCTTTTAATATATCAATGGAAGCTTTTATGAGTTCACAGAAATTGTGGGGCAGGATTTTGGTTGAAAGCCCTACGGCAATGCCATCTACGCCCTGGGCCAGCAGCAGCGGAAATTTTACCGGCAAGGTTACCGGCTCTTTTTTACGGCCATCGTACGATAGCTGCCACTCGGTGGTTTGCGGATTGTAAACAACCTCAAGCGCAAATTTAGAGAGCCTGGCTTCGATGTACCGGGGTGCGGCCGCGCCATCGCCTGTACGGATGTCGCCCCAGTTACCCTGGGTTTCAATAAGCAAATCTTTCTGCCCGATGTTAACAATGGCCTCCCCGATGGCCGCATCGCCATGTGGATGGTACTGCATGGTGTTACCGATAACGTTGGCCACTTTGTTAAAACGTCCGTCATCCATTTCGTGGAGCGAGTGCATGATTCTGCGCTGCACCGGTTTAAGGCCGTCTTCAATACGGGGCACGGCACGCTCAAGGATTACGTACGAGGCATAATCGAGGAACCAATTCTGGTAAAGGCCATCGATGCCTACTGAAATAATTCCGGCTTCATCCTTTTTACCCTTTGATTTTACCGCTGGGGCTTTTACCGGTTTCTTTTTTTTGCTCATTTTATTTAGTCAATCTCATCTTTTCTTTTGAATCCAATTCGTTTAGGCGACCCTGCTGGTGGATTTATTAAATAGCTAAGGGCTTTATAGATTTCTTTGAATCTGCCTTCATATTTCCTTTCCATTAATTGCAATTTCCTTAGTAATTTTTCATAGTTGACAGCCGCGCGCCTTAAGAAAACAAAAGTCCTGATAATAGCGATATTCATTGCCACGGCCCGCTTACTTTTCAGAATGCTGGAAAGCATGGCTATACCCTGTTCAGTAAATGCAAAAGGAGTATACCGTGTTCCTCCCCAGCCGGAACTTGAGGTCACAAATTGTGACCTCAAGTTCGACCATTCTTCTTTTGTAAGTTCAAACATGAAGTCATCTGGAAAACGCTCGATATTGCGCCTGACTGCTTGTTTTAAAACTTTGGTTTCAACCTGATACAACTCAGCAAGGTGAAAATCAAGCATTACCCTTTCTTTTCTAAGAAAAAAAATACGCGCTATAATTCTATCTTCTGGAATAACGGGTTTATCAGACCTTCTCATACAGAAATTAGTTCCTCATTGGTATCCTCCACTTTATCCAACTCAATGCGCAGGTTATCAATAATAAAATCCTGGCGGTCGGGCGTGTTTTTACCCATGTAAAATTCCAGTACATCGCGAAGGTGGCTGTCTTTATCCAGCGTTACCGGCTGCAGCCGGATATCATCACCGATGAACTTACCGAATTCTTCGGGCGAAATTTCACCCAGTCCTTTAAAGCGGGTAATCTCCGGTTTGCCGCCCAGTTTTTTAATGGCATCCTGCTTTTCTTCTTCGCTGTAGCAGTAAAGGGTTTCCTTTTTATTGCGTACACGGAACAACGGAGTTTCAAGAATGTAAACATGACCGGCCTTTACCAGGTCGGGGAAAAACTGCAGGAAGAACGTCATCAGCAGCAACCGGATGTGCATACCGTCCACATCGGCATCGGTAGCTATAATTACTTTATTGTACCGCAGCCCGTCCAGTCCGTCTTCAATATTCAACGCATGTTGCAGCAGGTTAAACTCCTCATTTTCATACACCACTTTCTTAGTCAGTCCAAAACAGTTGAGCGGTTTGCCCCGCAAACTGAATACGGCCTGAGTCTCCACATCGCGCGATTTGGTAATTGAGCCACTCGCGGAGTCGCCCTCCGTAATGAATATCATCGATTCGCCAGCCCGCGTGCTGTTGTCATCAAAATGGTAGCGGCAATCGCGCAGCTTGCGGTTGTGCAGGTTGGCTTTTTTGGCCCGCTCGTTGGCCAGCTTTTTTATGCCGGCAATTTCTTTACGTTCGCGCTCCGACTGCATGATGCGCTTGAGCATGGCATCGGCAACGGATGGATTTTTGTGCAGAAATATTTCCAGCTCTTTCGCAACAAAATCGCCCACATAATTCCGAATAGAAGGCCCATCCGGAGCCATGTTGATGGAGCCGAGCTTGGTTTTGGTTTGCGATTCAAACACGGGCTCCTGCACCCGAACGGCTATGGCCGCTACAATACTGGCCCTGATATCGGCTGCATCGAAATCCTTTTTGTAAAAATCGCGCACAGCCTTTACAACGCCTTCGCGGAACGCGGCCAGATGCGTGCCACCCTGTGTAGTATTTTGCCCGTTAACGAACGAGTAGTATTCTTCACCATATTGGTTACCATGAGTCATGGCTACTTCAATATCGTTACCCTTGAAATGGATTATCGGGTAACGGATTTCCTCCGGATCGGCTTTTTGCTTTAACAGGTCAAGCAGGCCGTCCTTCGAATAAAACTTTTTGCCGTTATAGTTGATAGTCAGCCCGGCATTAAGAAAGGCATAGTTCCACATCAAATCATCCAGGTATTCCGGAATAAAGTGATAGTTTTTGAACATGGTGTTGTCGGGCTCAAACACCACCAGCGTACCGTTTCGTTCGTTGCTCTTTGACACCCTCGGATCACTGGTAAGAACTCCCTTCTTAAACTCGGCAAGTTTAGTCTGGCCATCGCGAAAGGCCTGAACCTTAAAGTAATTGGATAGGGCGTTAACAGCTTTTGTACCCACGCCATTCAAGCCCACTGATTTCTGGAAGGCGCCTGAATCGTACTTGGCGCCAGTATTGATTTTAGAAACGACCTCCACAACTTTGCCCAGTGGTATTCCCCTGCCATAGTCGCGCACGGTTACGGTTTTATCGGTAATCTTGATGTCGATGGTCTTGCCAAAGCCCATCATGTGTTCGTCAATGCTGTTATCCACCACCTCTTTTACCAGCACGTAAATGCCATCGTCTTTAGCGGAGCCGTCACCCAGCTTGCCGATGTACATGCCCGGGCGCAGCCGGATGTGTTCGCGCCAGTCGAGCGACTTGATACTGGCTTCGGTATACTCAAACATGGAGCTGCCTTTATCAGATTTCATAGGCTACAGGATTTTGGTGCGCAAGATTAAAAAATGATCCTGACAAGTTTAAAAAGTAATCGGATGGCCGAATAAAGTGAATTTTTGGTTCAATTCAGTAAATCTGCTGAAATCGTTAACTACAAAAATAGGCGAAGACAAAATACATAACGTACTGATTAAGAGAGAATCACAAGTGATAAGCTGAATTACTGTTTAGGGTGTATTCCTTCGAAACAACCGCACTATCGGCCAACCTACCATCCATATTACAATAAGGCCAACACTTGAGTAGATGACCCAGCCAATCCGACTGAAGTCGAACTTTTCTGAACTGTTATACAAGCCCATGAAACTAAAACCAATAATAAAGAAGATGTTAAACGTAATGACAAGTCCGTGCAACCAGGTGCGAAAGCGCTCGGAGGGTGTAAGTTTTTTCGAAAACAGGTAAACCAGCACATTGAGTAAAGCCAGCAATATCATGGCGGAATAAAACAACCCTTCACGGGCCGTGTAGTAAACATCTTGCCTGTCCTCGTAAATTGCCACTTCCTCCGGCAGGCCGGCATACACGTAAAGCAGGTTGGCTAATGCGGCCAGCATCGACAGAAACCACACTGCCTTGAAAATCTTTAAAATCATGTTGTAATTTGCGCTGCAAATAAAACAATTCGCCTTGGATTTAAACCCGATTGTACTCTCGATACCGGTTTTTTTTATTCTAATCGGAATTGAACTGGTGGCTGAACGAATCACCCACCGCAAGTTGTACCGCCTGCCCGATGCCATTGCCAACCTGAGTTGCGGCATAACTTCACAGCTTAGCGGATTATTTCTGAAAATTTTTGCCATCGGAGTTTACGAGATACTCCACCATAACTTCAACCTGTTTACCTGGGAGCGCAACTGGCTGTATTGGCTGATGTTGTTTCTGCTGGCCGACCTTGCCTATTACTGGGCACATCGTAAGAGTCATGAAATAAACCTGTTCTGGGGCGGGCATGTGGTGCATCATCAAAGCGAAGATTATAACCTGTCGGTTGCCCTCCGGCAGAGTTCATTACAGGTTATCTGGACGTTTGCCTTCAGTCTTCCGCTTGCCTTTCTCGGCTTCCGGACGTTCGACTTCGCGTTGATGTCGGCCCTGATAACCCTATATCAGTTTTGGATTCATACCGAGACCATTAATAAGATGGGTTGGTTTGAATACATATTTAATACACCTTCGCACCACCGGGTACACCATGGGCGAAATCCGAAGTACATCGATAAGAATCATGCCGGAACATTAATTATCTGGGATCGGATGTTCGGAACTTTTCAGGAAGAAGAAGAGCGCCCTACCTATGGCATCACAAAACCAATAAACAGCTGGAATGCCGTGGTTGCCAACTTCAGTCATTATGTTGAGATGGGTAGAGACCTTAAGCGCATTCCGAACCTGGCCGATAAAGTAAAATACCTGTTTGCAAAACCCGGCTGGCTGCCCGATTACCTGGGTGGCTACCGTGCCGCGCCCGAGATTGACAAAGCACATTACCATAAGTATGAAACTGACACTACCCTATCGTTAAGCCTGTATGTGTTGTTTCAGTTTACCGTGTGCCTGGTTGGTACCGCCTGGTTTTTATTCAAGCAGAATCAATTCACGCTTGGCGAAAAAGCAATTATCACCGTATTGATTTCATTTACCGTGGTTATCTGTGGCGTATTGTTTGAAAACCGGCCGTGGGTAAAGTGGGCTGAGTGGTTCAGAATAATCAGCTACCCGATTGCCCTGATTACACTAACCTACCTGCTTGGCTGGCCCGCATGGCTTTACTACCTGGCAGCCGGGTTTATGGCTGTTTCCGTTCTTTGGTATTATTTGGTAGCGAAAAATTATGCCGTCAAAAGTAGTTCTTAGCTTCATCCTGGTACTTTGGAGTTGCGGCAAATCGCTACCGGTTTTTGAGAACATGAATCTGGCTGATTGGCAACAGGATAGAAACGGCTGCTCAGGAAAACGGGCTGCCATGGAACAAGTCATCAGCAACCAGAAAGATAAACTGCTGGCGCTTAGTGAAACACAGGTTGCTGAACTGCTCGGCCGGCCCGACCGCAACGAACTGTACAAACGCAACCAGAAGTTTTTCTATTACTTTATCCACCCCTCACCCGATTGCGATACACCGAAAGAAAATGGCCAGAAACTGGTAATCCGCTTCAATGCTACCGGCCGCGTTAAAGAGGTTACCATTGAATAATCTCGCTTAGCTTGTTAGCGCATTCACGGGTAAGTCCCTCTTTTTTCGTTTCGCTCCTTCAATCGAACTGCGGAGCCGGTTAACCAACTCGTCTTTTGATTTGAAATTTAACGGGTAAAGTGAGGAGGTTTTAAAATAAAATTCAGTACCGAGCTGCTCGGCATGATACAGATTAACTTTGTAAACACCACCCAACGATGAAATTTCTACAGACTCAATGTTTTAGAGGGGTATAATCAAATCCTGATCAGAACGAAACACATACAGAAATTCATCATCAAACGAAACCTGCTGCAACTTCCTTGTAAGCCGGATGATTCGGTAAAAGAAATACGTGTACACGGCACTCTGCGTAACGCCAAAAAATACACTCTGCCTGAATGACACAACAACAATACTACCCAGGAGCATGACGTAGGCCGCATACATAACATGCCGGTACGGCCCCAGAAACCGTGACGATAACCGATTAAGTTTTTGTTTTGCAGCCATCCATTTGCCTTTATCTTTGCCCGCAAAATACTACACTGAATGAAGAATATTGCAGTTATCGGAAGTGGAACCATGGGCAATGGCATTGCGCACGTATTCGCGCAGTTTGGTTATGCTGTTTCGCTGATTGATGTTTCGGAAGAGGCCCTGAAAAAAGCGCTGGCCACCATCGAAAAAAATCTTGATCGGCAGGTAGCCAAACAGGCCATTACTGAAGAAACCAAAAAGCAGGCGCTGGCCAATATTACTACGTTTACCCAACTAAAAGCCGGTGTTGCCAAAGCCGACCTGGTAATAGAGGCCGCCACCGAAAACAGCGATCTGAAACTGAAAATTTTTAAAGATCTTGATGAAGCCGCCCCGGCAAACACTATCCTGGCCACCAATACCTCCTCGATATCAATAACTAAAATA encodes:
- a CDS encoding ORF6N domain-containing protein → MRRSDKPVIPEDRIIARIFFLRKERVMLDFHLAELYQVETKVLKQAVRRNIERFPDDFMFELTKEEWSNLRSQFVTSSSGWGGTRYTPFAFTEQGIAMLSSILKSKRAVAMNIAIIRTFVFLRRAAVNYEKLLRKLQLMERKYEGRFKEIYKALSYLINPPAGSPKRIGFKRKDEID
- a CDS encoding DNA gyrase/topoisomerase IV subunit A yields the protein MSKKKKPVKAPAVKSKGKKDEAGIISVGIDGLYQNWFLDYASYVILERAVPRIEDGLKPVQRRIMHSLHEMDDGRFNKVANVIGNTMQYHPHGDAAIGEAIVNIGQKDLLIETQGNWGDIRTGDGAAAPRYIEARLSKFALEVVYNPQTTEWQLSYDGRKKEPVTLPVKFPLLLAQGVDGIAVGLSTKILPHNFCELIKASIDILKGKNPKIYPDFPTGGIADFTEYEQGKRGGKIKVRAKIEVADKKTLIIREIPFSTTTTSLIESIVKASEKGQIKIRQVIDNTAKDVEIQIHLQPGQSPEIAMDALYAFTDCEISISPNACVIVEDKPRFMGVNDILKYNTQQTVTLLKRELEIKRDELKEKILFSSLEKIFIENRIYRDIEECETWEEVIATIDKGLKPHKKKFYREITTDDIVKLTEIKIKRISKYDSFKADELLRDLEKELKETEHHLKHLTDYAIAYYQNLLTKYGKGRERKTEIRSFQSVTATEVIAINQKLYVNRADGFAGWGLRRDEYVCDCSELDDIIAIRRDGKALISRISEKVFMGKDIMYIGVWKKGDDRMVYNMIYSDGKTGKGFVKRFTMPGVIRDKEYDLTQGNPNSRVHYISGNPNGEAEVVEVKLSQSSTARKKVFEFDFADLEVKGRGARGNTLTKYPIRKVDFLQAGTSTLSKLDLWYDAGSGRLNKDKRGRYLGKFDGNDQVIAFMRNGSYKITGYDLNNRFDPEKTLRVEKFNPKKPVSAVYVDGESKQYMVKRFLIETSTPDKEFGFISEAIGSRLVLATLSDTPEVEIELIKGKGKDKVTEQVNLEDLIDVKGWKALGNRLSQHKVLKVSLPEEIQEQPETDENLAEENATAASSKEPVPVQKKKEKPSSKSKDTKAVQQNLFGETAKNQKEKATGKSKKVKPKNTGKSFGVGETIELEL
- a CDS encoding T9SS type A sorting domain-containing protein encodes the protein MATQAAGADRFWVAGIASFWNDPANWSTTSGGAGGASVPGAADRAIFDANGVGNSIINTSISVQGIQLLSGYSGTLIQQAGFTITIGTTGFSQAAGTFVGSNADIDINSGLFTLSGGTFISTSGTLFIGGSFGANVTLLTYTGGSFLDNSGTVRLDPDFTGCAQRTATVSLSSSITFNHLILDVTNTGCTEDILTVTGSSVIVLGDLTHFDGFFNSGTIELRGNFFLEAGADGGIGTVLVNGTVDQEYSNSGSGRTAHIRVNKGSGSFNPSLTGDNLRIQQFTLDAGVFNAPAGVFRVGGTWSGSPTIFTINGGTFNHNSGTVRMDPVFGECGQRTATLSAPVAVTFHNLIIDVDNTGCTEDIFTVSGAGSVVVLNDFTQFDGFVNTGTIEVRRDVYLEAGADGGTATILLNGTSTQTYNNVSTARFAHLRVNKSSGVVNPGVGTTDFLVQQFTLDAGVFNAPTGVFRVGGTWSGSPTIFTINGGTFNHNSGTVRMDPVFGECAQRTATLSAPVAVTFHNLIIDVDNTGCTEDIFTVSGAGSVVVLNDFTQFDGFVNTGTIEVRRDVYLEAGADGGTATILLNGTSTQTYNNVSTARFAHLRVNKSSGVVNPGVGTTDFLVQQFTLDAGVFNAPTGVFRVGGTWSGSPTIFTINGGTFNHNSGTVRMDPVFGECGQRTATLSAPVAVTFHNLIIDVDNTGCTEDIFTVSGAGSVVVLNDFTQFDGFVNTGTIEVRRDVYLEAGADGGTATILLNGTSTQTYNNVSTARFAHLRVNKSSGVVNPGVGTTDFLVQQFTLDAGVFNAPTGVFRVGGTWSGSPTIFTINGGTFNHNSGTVRMDPVFGECGQRTATLSAPVAVTFHNLIIDVDNTGCTEDIFTVSGAGSVVVLNDFTQFDGFVNTGTIEVRRDVYLEAGADGGTATILLNGTSTQTYNNVSTARFAHLRVNKSSGVVNPGVGTTDFLVQQFTLDAGVFNAPTGVFRVGGTWSGSPTIFTINGGTFNHNSGTVRMDPVFGECGQRTATLSAPVAVTFHNLIIDVDNTGCTEDIFTVSGAGSVVVMNDFTQFDGFVNTGTIEVRRDVYLEAGADGGTATILLNGTSTQMYNNVSTARFAHLRVNKSSGVVNPGVGTTDFLVQQFTLDAGVFNAPTGVFRVGGTWSGSPTIFTINGGTFNHNSGTVRMDPVFPECASRTATMHVPAGATFNNLIIEVTNTGCTEDILNITGASSVVILNNLTLVNGVVNTATLDVRGNAVVQSGFDGGNAPILFSGSSPQTFDLTGAVGNFNGNVILNKTAESVTLLSSCQLDAASQSLTLTNGLLNTTSTNLLILGDNVTATGGSVNSYVNGPMQKIGNDAFTFPTGKAGIFSPIRISAPAVVSDAFLAEYFVTDPTLDGYDITLRAPTVTDVSSCDYWMLNRTAGSSSVQVTLTWNRATGCYGFSNTNILTVARWDGSEWSDAGVTATTDAGSTGTVTSALVSSFSPFAVASTSFPLPVQLVSFTANWVDRTIELAWRTATELNNNYFEVERSATGFEFEAIGRIAGAGTSNSLQLYSFIDEAPLSGISYYRLKQVDFDGTAEYSAVISVTNPYSNPGFVVYPNPVEGQVVYFTEEADVQLFNSLNQLILFRSRVTSLDVSDLSAGLYLLRNQKGEVARIIINR
- a CDS encoding type IIA DNA topoisomerase subunit B, whose protein sequence is MFEYTEASIKSLDWREHIRLRPGMYIGKLGDGSAKDDGIYVLVKEVVDNSIDEHMMGFGKTIDIKITDKTVTVRDYGRGIPLGKVVEVVSKINTGAKYDSGAFQKSVGLNGVGTKAVNALSNYFKVQAFRDGQTKLAEFKKGVLTSDPRVSKSNERNGTLVVFEPDNTMFKNYHFIPEYLDDLMWNYAFLNAGLTINYNGKKFYSKDGLLDLLKQKADPEEIRYPIIHFKGNDIEVAMTHGNQYGEEYYSFVNGQNTTQGGTHLAAFREGVVKAVRDFYKKDFDAADIRASIVAAIAVRVQEPVFESQTKTKLGSINMAPDGPSIRNYVGDFVAKELEIFLHKNPSVADAMLKRIMQSERERKEIAGIKKLANERAKKANLHNRKLRDCRYHFDDNSTRAGESMIFITEGDSASGSITKSRDVETQAVFSLRGKPLNCFGLTKKVVYENEEFNLLQHALNIEDGLDGLRYNKVIIATDADVDGMHIRLLLMTFFLQFFPDLVKAGHVYILETPLFRVRNKKETLYCYSEEEKQDAIKKLGGKPEITRFKGLGEISPEEFGKFIGDDIRLQPVTLDKDSHLRDVLEFYMGKNTPDRQDFIIDNLRIELDKVEDTNEELISV
- a CDS encoding sterol desaturase family protein, which produces MDLNPIVLSIPVFFILIGIELVAERITHRKLYRLPDAIANLSCGITSQLSGLFLKIFAIGVYEILHHNFNLFTWERNWLYWLMLFLLADLAYYWAHRKSHEINLFWGGHVVHHQSEDYNLSVALRQSSLQVIWTFAFSLPLAFLGFRTFDFALMSALITLYQFWIHTETINKMGWFEYIFNTPSHHRVHHGRNPKYIDKNHAGTLIIWDRMFGTFQEEEERPTYGITKPINSWNAVVANFSHYVEMGRDLKRIPNLADKVKYLFAKPGWLPDYLGGYRAAPEIDKAHYHKYETDTTLSLSLYVLFQFTVCLVGTAWFLFKQNQFTLGEKAIITVLISFTVVICGVLFENRPWVKWAEWFRIISYPIALITLTYLLGWPAWLYYLAAGFMAVSVLWYYLVAKNYAVKSSS